The sequence TTCACGAATCACATCAGCATCTTTGGGCGGAATAAAGCGGAACTGGCTTGCATCAAGTTTGGGGTTGATTTTGAGTGCGCTAAAGTAAATCCGCGTAGTTTGCCCAAAGTGATCGTGTAGTTCCATTTGCGTCAGCTGGCCCTGACTAAAACCGAGTTTAACAGTTTCAAATGACTGATCGGCTTGTTTGGGAATGGCTTCCAGCCAATCAACTCCCTCGCTACTGGCTAGGGGACGTAGTTTGTAGTTTCGTTCAAATTGGTTGTTGCCTGCAAGAAGTGCAGCAGGGCTGCTTTCCAAAGCTTTGCCCATGTCTTTAACCGTGGCTTGCTTTAAGTCGGGGTCATACAGCCAGATCTGCTTGCCGTCGGCAATAATGAGTTGCTCAAATGGTTTTTGATAAATCCAGCGAAATAAACCCGGTCTTTGAATTGCAAGCGTGCCGCTACTTTGTTGTACTTTGCCTTGCTGGCTGGTGACAGTTTGTCTAAAGCTGGCTTGCAAAGACTGGGTATTGGTTAGGTAATTTTTTAAATCGCCTGCCGCATCAGCCCAGGCGGTCTGGCTTGTCACTGTAACTAAAATGATAAGAGCAAGTTTGCGCATCAATTTTCCCTGGTGAATAGAAAAAAGCCCCGCACTGGCGGGGCTTTTTGTGCAAAGCAGTAAATTACTTCTTAGCTGGAGTCACAACTTCTTTTGTGCCTTTGATGTCGATTTCAACACGACGATCTGGTGCCAGACATTCGATCAACTTAGCGCGGTTTTTAACTTTACCGCAAGTGTCGCCTGTAACTGGCTCAGCCTTACCACGGCCTTCAAACTTAACTTTGCCTTCTGGAGCGCCCTTGGAAAGAAGGTAATCAGCTACAGATTTAGCACGTTTTTCTGACAGTGGCTGGTTGTACTTGTCTGAACCAATACGGTCTGTGTAGCCAATTACGTGCGCTTCACCGTCCTTAGGGTCCATCATCTTAACTTCTTCATACAACTTATCCAGAGCGTCTTTACCTGCTGGCTTCAAAGATGCTTTGTTGAAGTCAAACAGAACGTCTGATTTCAGTGTGAAGTGCTTGGTGTTGATCATCGGAGCAGCAACTACAGGAGCCACAACTGCTGGAGCCACAACAACTGGAGCTGCTTTAGCAACTGGCTTTTCGTAGCCATCACAACCTTCAACGGTTGCGGCTTCTTTAGACCAGGTACCTGTGCGCCAGCATTCGCCGATACCATTCTTAATAACACCACCACTGGTATTTGCATTTTGTGTGTAAGCTTCAACGCCAGCAAATGCAGCAGTGCTCATTGCACTTAAAGCCGTTACAACGGCAAGGCGTGTCAGGGATTGCTTGATCGACAGCATAGTTTTAATCTCCTAGAGAATCATTTAGCAAGCTGATATTTATATTGCTTGTAGGTTCTGGATAAGCCTCGCTCGAGTGAACGTCAAGGCTTTTTTTCCATACACGTGCTGCATTCTAATGGTTTCATAATGCTTGCGGCAAATAGTAAGGCTGTAATTTTTGCCGCGGGGGGGGATTCTGTTGTGGGGAGGCCCTGTTAAGGGTAGCTCAATTGGAGCATCTCCGCCCTCGTGGTACACTTAGGGATCGAACGCGCGTGTTACAACAAAAGTGTTGTGGCATTGCAACGGCACCACCGTGAGAGTTTACGCGTGGTGCGTATTATATGACGCCCCGGTCCCTATCTAAAGATGCTCGAAAACTTTGCCAAAGAAACAATCCCGGTAAGTCTCGAAGAGGAAATGCGACGCTCCTACCTCGATTACGCGATGAGTGTAATTGTAGGACGCGCTTTGCCCGATGTTCGTGATGGCTTAAAGCCGGTGCACCGCCGCATTCTGTTTGCAATGCATGAAAGCAATAACGTCTGGAATCGCTCCTATGTGAAGTGTGCCCGCGTGATTGGTGACGTGCTCGGTAAGTATCATCCGCACGGCGATAGCGCCGCCTACGAGGCGCTCGTGCGGATGGCGCAGGATTTCTCACTGAGATATCCGCTTATTGATGGCCAAGGTAACTTTGGTTCCATTGATGGCGATTCTGCTGCTGCCTATCGTTATACAGAATGTCGTTTAGAAAAAATCTCTTCCGAGTTGCTGGCAGATATCGATAAAGAAACTGTCGATTTCACGCCTAATTACGACGAAAAAGAACTCGAACCCACTGTTCTGCCTACTCGTGTGCCCAATCTGCTGATTAATGGCTCGTCGGGGATCGCAGTCGGGATGGCAACGAATATTCCGCCGCATAATCTCACCGAAGTGATTGATGCCTGTTTAGCCTTACTGGCTAATTCGGAGCTGACGATTGATGAGATTATCGACATCATTCCTGCGCCCGATTTCCCTACTGCCGGCATTATTTATGGTATTCACGGCGTGCGTGAAGGTTATCGCACCGGCCGTGGCCGTGTGATTATGCGGGCGCGTACGCACTTTGAAGATGTCAGCCGCGATAAGCAGGCCATCATCGTCGATGAGCTGCCATATCAGGTTAATAAAGCGCGTCTTCTGGAGCGTATCGCCGAGCTGGTTCGTGAAAAAACCATCGAGGGCATTACCGAAATCCGTGATGAATCGGATAAATCCGGTATGCGCGTGGTGATTGAGCTCAAACGCAGCGAAGTGGCTGAGGTTATTCTTAATAATCTCTATAAACACACCCAGCTGCAGGACAGCTTTGGTATCAATATGGTGGCGCTGGTCGATGGTCAGCCGCGCTTATTGAATATCAAACAAGTGCTGGAATGCTTCCTGCGTCACCGCCGTGAAGTGGTGACCCGCCGTACCGTGTTTGAGCTGCGTAAAGCACGCGAGCGTGGACATATTCTGGAAGGCTTGGCGGTTGCTTTATCCAATGTCGATGAAATTATCGCTCTGATTAAAGCCGCGCCAACACCTGCAGAAGCCAAAGTCAGCCTGATGAGCCGCACCTGGCGCTCGGCGCTGGTGGAAGATATGCTCAGCCGTACCGATGTCAGCGCCTCGCGCCCCGATGGTTTGGGTGCGGAATTCGGCTTTAGCCTGGCTGATGGCTATCGTTTGTCTGAAGTACAGACTCAGGCTATTCTGGAGCTGCGTTTGCAGCGCCTGACTGGCCTTGAGCAGGACAAAATCGTTAGCGAATATCGCGATGTAATGGAAAAGATTCTCGATTTACTTGATATTCTGGCGCGTGAAGAGCGCGTTTCCGAAATCATCGTGACCGAGCTTAATGAAGTTAAAACGGTATTTGGTGATGTGCGTAAGTCTGAAATCATTGCCTATGGCGAAGACCTCAGCCTGGAAGACCTGATCACCCCGCAAGACATGGTGGTGACACTGACGCACAGTGGTTATATGAAAGCCACACCTGCAGATGAATATCGTTCACAACGCCGTGGTGGCCGTGGCAAGCAGGCCGCTGCAACCAAAGAAGATGATTTCATCGATAAGCTGTTTGTGGCCAATACCCATGATTATGTGCTGTGCTTCTCATCACATGGCCGTGTGTACTGGCTGAAAGTTTACAATGTGCCTCAGGGCGGCCGTAATAGCCGTGGTAAGCCGATTGTGAACCTCTTGCCATTGCAGGAAGGCGAAAAAATCAGCGCCATTTTGCCGGTAAAAGAATTCACTGAAGACCAGTTTGTCTTTATGGCCACAGCGATGGGGACGGTGAAGAAAACGTCACTGGTGCATTTCTCGCGTCCGATGAAGAAAGGCATTATTGCCTGCGGTCTGGATATGGATGACTACCTGGTTGGTGTTGAGCT comes from Iodobacter ciconiae and encodes:
- a CDS encoding OmpA family protein, with translation MLSIKQSLTRLAVVTALSAMSTAAFAGVEAYTQNANTSGGVIKNGIGECWRTGTWSKEAATVEGCDGYEKPVAKAAPVVVAPAVVAPVVAAPMINTKHFTLKSDVLFDFNKASLKPAGKDALDKLYEEVKMMDPKDGEAHVIGYTDRIGSDKYNQPLSEKRAKSVADYLLSKGAPEGKVKFEGRGKAEPVTGDTCGKVKNRAKLIECLAPDRRVEIDIKGTKEVVTPAKK
- the lolA gene encoding outer membrane lipoprotein chaperone LolA yields the protein MRKLALIILVTVTSQTAWADAAGDLKNYLTNTQSLQASFRQTVTSQQGKVQQSSGTLAIQRPGLFRWIYQKPFEQLIIADGKQIWLYDPDLKQATVKDMGKALESSPAALLAGNNQFERNYKLRPLASSEGVDWLEAIPKQADQSFETVKLGFSQGQLTQMELHDHFGQTTRIYFSALKINPKLDASQFRFIPPKDADVIRE
- the gyrA gene encoding DNA gyrase subunit A, with the protein product MRRSYLDYAMSVIVGRALPDVRDGLKPVHRRILFAMHESNNVWNRSYVKCARVIGDVLGKYHPHGDSAAYEALVRMAQDFSLRYPLIDGQGNFGSIDGDSAAAYRYTECRLEKISSELLADIDKETVDFTPNYDEKELEPTVLPTRVPNLLINGSSGIAVGMATNIPPHNLTEVIDACLALLANSELTIDEIIDIIPAPDFPTAGIIYGIHGVREGYRTGRGRVIMRARTHFEDVSRDKQAIIVDELPYQVNKARLLERIAELVREKTIEGITEIRDESDKSGMRVVIELKRSEVAEVILNNLYKHTQLQDSFGINMVALVDGQPRLLNIKQVLECFLRHRREVVTRRTVFELRKARERGHILEGLAVALSNVDEIIALIKAAPTPAEAKVSLMSRTWRSALVEDMLSRTDVSASRPDGLGAEFGFSLADGYRLSEVQTQAILELRLQRLTGLEQDKIVSEYRDVMEKILDLLDILAREERVSEIIVTELNEVKTVFGDVRKSEIIAYGEDLSLEDLITPQDMVVTLTHSGYMKATPADEYRSQRRGGRGKQAAATKEDDFIDKLFVANTHDYVLCFSSHGRVYWLKVYNVPQGGRNSRGKPIVNLLPLQEGEKISAILPVKEFTEDQFVFMATAMGTVKKTSLVHFSRPMKKGIIACGLDMDDYLVGVELTHGGDQIMMFSDAGKSVRFHEGDVRAMGRTATGVRGMMLQEGQKVISLLVAERDDQQVLAATENGYGKRTPVGDYRLTSRGTQGVIAIDTGDRNGKLVAATLVEDSDDVMLITTGGVLIRTKVAEIRETGRAAQGVRLINLDEGEHLSGLEKVCETDSDDELLDGEELLAEGEVPAAPVVAAEGDASSVEGFAEGDEPAAE